In the Hemitrygon akajei chromosome 7, sHemAka1.3, whole genome shotgun sequence genome, one interval contains:
- the LOC140730038 gene encoding histone H4 — protein MSGRGKGGKGLGKGGAKRHRKVLRDNIQGITKPAIRRLARRGGVKRISGLIYEETRGVLKVFLENVIRDAVTYTEHAKRKTVTAMDVVYALKRQGRTLYGFGG, from the coding sequence ATGtctggcagagggaaaggaggcaaAGGACTTGGCAAAGGCGGAGCCAAGCGGCACCGTAAAGTGCTCCGTGacaacatccagggcatcaccaAACCGGCCATCCGCCGTCTGGCTCGGCGTGGCGGCGTCAAGCGGATCTCGGGTCTGATCTACGAAGAGACCCGCGGGGTGCTGAAGGTTTTCCTGGAGAATGTGATCCGGGATGCGGTCACCTACACCGAGCACGCCAAGCGCAAGACGGTCACTGCCATGGATGTGGTGTACGCTCTGAAACGCCAGGGCCGCACTCTCTATGGCTTCGGCGGTTGA